In Actinoplanes sp. NBC_00393, a single genomic region encodes these proteins:
- a CDS encoding histone-like nucleoid-structuring protein Lsr2, translated as MAKQIIHKLVDDIDGGDADETVKFALDGIQYEIDLSEKNAAKLREVFEPYLTAGTKVARGGVVVGGRAARGRGGATADREQNKAIREWAKKAGKDISDRGRIPQEIVDEFHAKGPGRA; from the coding sequence GTGGCGAAGCAGATCATTCACAAGTTGGTCGATGACATCGACGGTGGCGACGCCGACGAGACCGTGAAGTTTGCGCTCGACGGCATTCAGTATGAGATCGACCTCTCGGAGAAGAACGCCGCGAAATTGCGGGAGGTGTTCGAGCCGTACCTCACCGCCGGGACCAAGGTGGCCCGTGGTGGTGTTGTGGTCGGCGGCCGCGCGGCGCGTGGCCGCGGCGGCGCGACTGCCGACCGGGAGCAGAACAAGGCGATCCGGGAGTGGGCCAAGAAGGCCGGGAAGGACATCTCCGACCGGGGCCGGATCCCTCAGGAGATCGTGGACGAGTTCCACGCGAAAGGCCCGGGACGGGCCTGA
- a CDS encoding ATP-dependent Clp protease ATP-binding subunit, producing MFERFTDRARRVVVLAQEEARMLNHNYIGTEHILLGLIHEGEGVAAKALESLGISLEGVRQQVEEIIGQGQQAPSGHIPFTPRAKKVLELSLREALQLGHNYIGTEHILLGLIREGEGVAAQVLVKLGADLNRVRQQVIQLLSGYQGKEPAAAGTATGEAAPSTSLVLDQFGRNLTQAAREGKLDPVIGREKEIERVMQVLSRRTKNNPVLIGEPGVGKTAVVEGLSQSIVKGEVPETLKDKQLYTLDLGALVAGSRYRGDFEERLKKVLKEIRTRGDIILFIDEIHTLVGAGAAEGAIDAASILKPMLARGELQTIGATTLDEYRKHLEKDAALERRFQPIQVGEPSLAHTIEILKGLRDRYEAHHRISITDAALVAAATLADRYISDRFLPDKAIDLIDEAGARMRIRRMTAPPDLRDFDERIAQVRRDKESAIDAQDFERAAQLRDKEKQLLGQKAQREKEWKAGDLDVVSEVDDEQIAEVLGNWTGIPVYKLTEEETSRLLRMEDELHKRVIGQEDAVQAVSKAIRRTRAGLKDPKRPSGSFIFAGPSGVGKTELSKALAEFLFGSEDALIQLDMSEFHDRYTVSRLVGAPPGYVGYDEGGQLTEKVRRKPFSVVLFDEIEKAHPDVFNTLLQILEDGRLTDGQGRIVDFKNTVIILTTNLGTRDVAKAVSLGFQASEAEESSYERMKIKVNDELKQHFRPEFLNRIDDTIVFHQLREKEILQIVDIFTARIEGQLKNKDMGLELTDNAKKYLAAKGFDPVLGARPLRRTIQRELEDTLSEQILFNELRPGQIVVVDCEGDPAQVEKSKLVFRGAEKGVTVPDAVPADLGAATTEE from the coding sequence ATGTTCGAGCGGTTCACCGACCGAGCGCGACGGGTTGTCGTCCTGGCCCAAGAAGAGGCCCGGATGCTCAACCACAACTACATCGGAACCGAACACATCCTGCTCGGCCTGATCCACGAGGGTGAGGGCGTCGCGGCCAAGGCTCTGGAGAGCCTGGGCATCTCTCTTGAGGGAGTGCGGCAGCAGGTCGAGGAGATCATCGGTCAGGGCCAGCAGGCGCCGAGCGGGCACATCCCGTTCACGCCGCGCGCCAAGAAGGTTCTCGAGCTGTCGCTGCGTGAGGCGCTGCAGCTCGGCCACAACTACATCGGCACCGAGCACATCCTGCTCGGCCTGATCCGCGAGGGTGAGGGCGTCGCCGCCCAGGTGCTGGTCAAGCTCGGCGCCGACCTCAACCGGGTCCGCCAGCAGGTCATCCAGCTGCTCTCCGGCTACCAGGGCAAGGAGCCGGCCGCGGCCGGCACGGCCACCGGCGAGGCGGCCCCCTCCACGTCGCTGGTCCTCGACCAGTTCGGGCGCAACCTGACCCAGGCCGCGCGCGAGGGCAAGCTCGACCCGGTCATCGGGCGGGAGAAGGAAATCGAGCGGGTCATGCAGGTGCTGTCCCGCCGGACCAAGAACAACCCGGTGCTGATCGGCGAGCCCGGCGTCGGCAAGACCGCCGTGGTCGAGGGTCTGTCCCAGTCGATCGTCAAGGGCGAGGTGCCCGAGACGCTCAAGGACAAGCAGCTCTACACGCTGGACCTGGGCGCGCTGGTCGCCGGTTCCCGCTACCGCGGTGACTTCGAGGAGCGCTTGAAGAAGGTGCTCAAGGAGATCCGTACGCGGGGCGACATCATCCTGTTCATCGACGAGATTCACACCCTGGTGGGTGCGGGTGCCGCCGAGGGCGCGATCGACGCCGCGAGCATCCTGAAGCCCATGCTCGCGCGTGGTGAGCTCCAGACCATCGGCGCCACCACTCTGGACGAGTACCGCAAGCACCTGGAGAAGGACGCCGCTCTCGAGCGCCGCTTCCAGCCCATCCAGGTCGGCGAGCCGTCCCTCGCGCACACCATCGAGATCCTCAAGGGTCTCCGCGACCGTTACGAGGCGCACCACCGGATCAGCATCACCGACGCCGCCCTGGTGGCCGCCGCGACGCTGGCCGACCGGTACATCTCGGATCGTTTCCTGCCGGACAAGGCGATCGACCTGATCGACGAGGCCGGCGCCCGGATGCGGATCCGCCGGATGACCGCGCCGCCGGACCTCCGTGACTTCGACGAGCGCATCGCCCAGGTCCGCCGGGACAAGGAGTCCGCGATCGACGCGCAGGACTTCGAGCGGGCCGCGCAGCTGCGCGACAAGGAGAAGCAGCTGCTGGGCCAGAAGGCGCAGCGGGAGAAGGAGTGGAAGGCCGGCGACCTGGACGTGGTGTCCGAGGTCGACGACGAGCAGATCGCCGAGGTTCTGGGCAACTGGACCGGCATCCCGGTCTACAAGCTCACCGAGGAGGAGACGTCCCGCCTGCTGCGCATGGAGGACGAGCTCCACAAGCGGGTCATCGGCCAGGAGGACGCTGTCCAGGCGGTTTCGAAGGCGATCCGGCGTACCCGGGCCGGCCTGAAGGACCCGAAGCGGCCCAGTGGTTCGTTCATCTTCGCCGGTCCGTCCGGTGTGGGTAAGACCGAGCTGTCCAAGGCGCTGGCGGAGTTCCTGTTCGGCTCCGAGGACGCGCTGATCCAGCTGGACATGTCCGAGTTCCACGACCGGTACACGGTGTCGCGGCTGGTCGGTGCCCCTCCCGGATATGTGGGTTACGACGAGGGTGGCCAGCTGACCGAGAAGGTGCGGCGCAAGCCGTTCTCGGTGGTGCTGTTCGACGAGATCGAGAAGGCGCATCCGGACGTGTTCAACACGCTCCTGCAGATCCTGGAGGACGGTCGCCTGACCGACGGCCAGGGCCGGATCGTCGACTTCAAGAACACGGTCATCATCCTCACCACCAACCTCGGTACCCGGGATGTGGCGAAGGCGGTGTCGCTGGGCTTCCAGGCCTCCGAGGCCGAGGAGTCGTCGTACGAGCGCATGAAGATCAAGGTGAACGACGAGCTGAAGCAGCACTTCCGCCCCGAGTTCCTGAACCGTATCGACGACACGATCGTCTTCCACCAGCTGCGTGAGAAGGAGATCCTCCAGATCGTCGACATCTTCACCGCCCGTATCGAGGGTCAGCTCAAGAACAAGGACATGGGTCTCGAGCTGACCGACAACGCCAAGAAGTACCTGGCGGCCAAGGGCTTCGACCCGGTCCTCGGCGCCCGGCCACTGCGCCGGACCATCCAGCGCGAGCTGGAGGACACCCTGAGCGAGCAGATCCTCTTCAACGAGCTGCGCCCCGGCCAGATCGTGGTCGTGGACTGCGAAGGGGACCCGGCCCAGGTGGAGAAGTCCAAGCTGGTCTTCCGCGGCGCTGAGAAGGGCGTGACCGTGCCCGACGCGGTGCCGGCCGACCTCGGGGCCGCCACCACCGAGGAGTGA
- a CDS encoding DUF4291 domain-containing protein has product MREIRAVYDERTITVYQAYSPAIAEPALRAGRFVPPFKRDRMTWVKPSFLWMMYRCGWARKPGQERVLAVSITRAGFEWALANAALSHYVRGVHADRTEWQRQLKTAPTRVQWDPERDLRLRELPYRSLQLGLGGVAVPSYVDEWITGIVDVTGLARAIRGHLDAGNESAAAALLPAEKVYPLPAELIGAELRRVDGRRPG; this is encoded by the coding sequence ATGCGTGAGATTCGCGCCGTGTACGACGAGCGCACCATCACCGTCTATCAGGCCTACTCGCCGGCCATCGCGGAGCCGGCTCTGCGGGCTGGGCGGTTCGTGCCGCCGTTCAAACGGGACCGGATGACCTGGGTCAAGCCTTCGTTCCTGTGGATGATGTACCGCTGTGGCTGGGCCAGGAAGCCCGGCCAGGAGCGGGTGCTCGCGGTTTCGATCACGCGGGCGGGGTTCGAGTGGGCGCTGGCCAACGCTGCGCTCAGCCACTATGTCCGGGGCGTTCACGCTGATCGGACGGAATGGCAGCGTCAGCTCAAAACGGCGCCGACGCGGGTGCAGTGGGATCCGGAGCGGGATCTACGTCTGCGGGAGTTGCCCTATCGGTCGCTGCAGCTGGGCCTGGGTGGGGTCGCCGTGCCGAGTTACGTGGATGAGTGGATCACCGGGATCGTCGACGTGACCGGATTGGCGCGGGCGATCCGTGGCCATCTCGACGCCGGCAACGAGAGCGCCGCCGCGGCCCTGTTGCCGGCTGAGAAGGTCTATCCGCTCCCGGCAGAGCTCATAGGCGCTGAACTTCGCCGGGTGGACGGTCGCCGGCCAGGATGA
- a CDS encoding peptide deformylase, translating to MSDPDVHWTGPEGRVLPVVTAPASVLSTVGAEVDPTAPEIVQLAADLVATMRVSPGCVGLAAPQVGVGAQVFCVDVTGHPKAATTHGTFVLCNAKIIEASRWRPGREGCMSVPDLTGDVKRAGRVVVEAVLPGSGEPVTVVTDAFEARALQHEIDHCGGKLFLDRVAGAHAIYQRKVYQ from the coding sequence GTGAGCGACCCCGACGTGCACTGGACCGGCCCCGAGGGCCGGGTGTTACCGGTGGTCACCGCCCCGGCGAGCGTGCTGAGCACGGTCGGCGCGGAGGTCGACCCCACCGCGCCGGAGATCGTCCAGCTCGCCGCCGACCTGGTGGCCACCATGCGGGTGTCGCCGGGCTGTGTCGGCCTGGCCGCGCCACAGGTCGGGGTCGGCGCGCAGGTCTTCTGCGTGGACGTCACCGGTCACCCGAAGGCGGCGACCACCCACGGCACGTTCGTGCTCTGCAACGCGAAGATCATCGAGGCGAGCCGGTGGCGGCCCGGCCGGGAGGGCTGCATGTCGGTGCCCGACCTGACCGGTGACGTGAAACGCGCCGGGCGGGTCGTGGTCGAGGCGGTGCTGCCCGGCAGCGGCGAGCCGGTCACCGTCGTCACCGACGCGTTCGAGGCGCGGGCCCTGCAGCACGAGATCGACCACTGCGGCGGAAAGCTCTTCCTGGACCGGGTTGCCGGAGCACACGCCATCTACCAGCGCAAGGTCTATCAATAG
- a CDS encoding glycine cleavage system protein R, whose protein sequence is MHELAITVIGPDRTGIVADVAEALAEVGANLTDSTMTRLRGHFAMTLICTGPTADEVEQALEPISSGGLLATVRKVEPEADGAVQGEPYLVSVHGADRLGIVAAVTRVVAGSGGNITDLTTRLTGPLYVLVAEVDLPAGAGEELAERLAVAAAELGVDVTVRRSDSEIL, encoded by the coding sequence GTGCATGAGCTAGCCATCACCGTCATCGGTCCGGACCGGACCGGCATCGTCGCCGACGTGGCCGAGGCGCTCGCCGAGGTCGGTGCGAACCTGACCGACTCGACGATGACCCGTCTGCGCGGTCACTTCGCGATGACCCTGATCTGTACCGGTCCGACCGCCGACGAGGTGGAGCAGGCGCTGGAGCCGATCTCGTCCGGCGGCCTGCTCGCCACGGTCCGCAAGGTCGAACCCGAGGCGGACGGCGCGGTGCAGGGCGAGCCCTACCTGGTGAGTGTGCACGGCGCGGACCGGCTCGGCATCGTCGCGGCGGTCACCCGGGTGGTGGCCGGGTCGGGTGGCAACATCACCGATCTCACCACTCGGCTCACCGGCCCGCTGTACGTACTGGTCGCCGAAGTCGACCTGCCCGCCGGCGCCGGTGAGGAACTCGCCGAGCGTCTCGCCGTGGCCGCCGCCGAGCTGGGCGTCGACGTGACCGTGCGGCGCTCCGATTCGGAGATCCTGTGA
- a CDS encoding 2'-5' RNA ligase family protein, with product MVAALELYLDVDATRRLRTLWRALEAEGIPTLGSLHQKHRPHVSLAAAHRIDPAAAAEALSGFPVARPLTLSMDFVGQFVGRVLWLGITVTEDLLTHHRELHDRLSAGGVEVWDHYRPGRWVPHCTVSLRVPNPMMAPAIRRCLEILPLTAEVTGAAIADHANDISHPL from the coding sequence TTGGTCGCGGCACTAGAGCTCTACCTGGACGTCGACGCGACCCGCAGGCTTCGCACCCTCTGGCGTGCCCTGGAAGCCGAAGGCATCCCCACCCTCGGCTCCCTGCACCAGAAACACCGCCCGCACGTCTCGCTGGCCGCAGCCCACCGCATCGACCCGGCGGCCGCCGCCGAGGCCCTGTCCGGCTTCCCGGTAGCCCGCCCTCTGACGCTGAGCATGGACTTTGTGGGCCAGTTCGTAGGCCGCGTCCTCTGGCTGGGCATAACCGTCACCGAAGACCTGCTCACCCACCACCGCGAGCTCCACGACCGCCTGTCAGCCGGCGGCGTCGAGGTCTGGGACCACTACCGCCCGGGCCGCTGGGTGCCCCATTGCACGGTCTCCCTCCGCGTCCCCAACCCGATGATGGCCCCGGCCATCCGCCGGTGCCTGGAGATCCTTCCGCTCACCGCCGAAGTCACCGGCGCAGCCATAGCCGACCACGCCAACGACATCTCCCACCCCCTATAA
- a CDS encoding adhesin, which yields MRATVGPLPSAVYWRRRAVVLGAILLGVIVLFMSCLGEDDENPRTKNAASQYPTPAPASDNGSPSPDPSFLDDGPGVGQALPDPADLQPQPNEDDELPTTLPSQGGGTDANVNVPADAACADTEISVTPIPADTTVRRGTPVNIRLKIKNIGTRTCNRNVGADAQELYLESGAQKLWSSDPCSTAKGDDVRSFAPGAEREYQVTWNGRQSSRCASGQAAGPVAPAGQYELRGRLGTIVSQPVALSVVA from the coding sequence ATGCGTGCGACGGTTGGTCCTCTGCCTTCCGCTGTCTACTGGCGGCGGCGTGCGGTCGTGCTGGGCGCAATCCTGCTCGGCGTCATCGTGCTGTTCATGTCCTGCTTGGGTGAGGACGACGAGAACCCGCGTACCAAGAACGCGGCCTCGCAGTACCCGACGCCCGCACCGGCCTCGGACAACGGCTCACCCTCGCCGGACCCGTCCTTCCTGGACGACGGTCCCGGCGTCGGTCAGGCGCTGCCCGACCCCGCCGACCTCCAGCCGCAGCCGAACGAGGACGACGAGCTGCCCACGACCCTGCCCAGCCAGGGCGGCGGCACGGACGCGAACGTCAACGTGCCGGCCGACGCCGCCTGCGCGGACACCGAGATCTCCGTGACGCCGATCCCAGCCGACACCACGGTCCGCCGCGGCACGCCGGTGAACATCCGTCTGAAGATCAAGAACATCGGTACGCGTACCTGCAACCGCAACGTCGGCGCCGACGCCCAGGAGCTCTACCTCGAGTCGGGCGCCCAGAAGCTGTGGTCCTCCGACCCGTGCAGCACCGCGAAGGGTGACGACGTCCGCTCCTTCGCCCCCGGCGCCGAACGCGAGTACCAGGTCACCTGGAACGGCCGCCAGAGCTCCCGCTGCGCCTCCGGTCAGGCCGCCGGTCCCGTGGCCCCCGCCGGCCAGTACGAACTGCGCGGCCGCCTCGGCACCATCGTCAGCCAGCCGGTGGCACTCTCCGTGGTCGCCTGA
- a CDS encoding A/G-specific adenine glycosylase produces MTLADDAIAWYQANARNLPWRQPDTTPWGVLVSEVMLQQTPVVRVEPAWRSWMTRWPDPAALAADPVSEAIRMWGRLGYPRRAMRLHACAVAIVERHDGRVPDDLDQLLALPGVGTYTGRAVATFAYGQRHPVVDTNVRRVVCRAVEGKPDAGPATTAADLTAMEALLPDDVPRAAKASIAFMELGAIVCTARSPKCVDCPFHDVCAWRLRGEPLPEGPSRKPQRYAGTDRQVRGLILEVLRHATGPVPRQRLDLVWQDEVQRARALSGLVDDGLVELLGSDDFILAGDRPPGEVQRL; encoded by the coding sequence ATGACTCTCGCCGACGACGCCATCGCCTGGTATCAGGCAAATGCCCGCAATCTCCCCTGGCGGCAACCGGACACCACACCGTGGGGAGTCCTGGTCAGCGAGGTGATGCTCCAGCAGACCCCGGTGGTACGCGTGGAGCCCGCCTGGCGGTCCTGGATGACCCGCTGGCCCGACCCGGCCGCCCTCGCCGCCGACCCGGTCTCCGAGGCGATCCGCATGTGGGGGCGGCTCGGCTACCCGCGCCGGGCGATGCGCCTGCACGCCTGCGCGGTCGCCATCGTGGAACGGCACGACGGGCGGGTCCCCGACGACCTGGATCAACTGCTGGCCCTGCCGGGGGTGGGCACCTATACCGGGCGGGCGGTGGCCACTTTCGCGTACGGGCAGCGTCACCCGGTCGTGGACACCAACGTGCGCCGGGTGGTGTGCCGAGCGGTCGAGGGCAAACCCGACGCCGGCCCGGCCACCACCGCAGCCGATCTGACCGCGATGGAAGCCCTGCTACCCGACGACGTGCCGCGCGCCGCGAAGGCCAGCATCGCGTTCATGGAGCTCGGCGCGATCGTCTGCACCGCCCGCTCACCGAAATGCGTCGACTGCCCGTTCCACGATGTCTGCGCCTGGCGGCTCCGAGGCGAGCCACTGCCGGAAGGGCCGAGCCGCAAACCGCAACGGTACGCCGGAACAGATCGCCAGGTGCGCGGCCTGATCCTGGAGGTCCTCCGGCACGCCACCGGCCCGGTCCCCCGCCAGCGCCTGGACCTGGTCTGGCAGGACGAGGTGCAGCGCGCCCGCGCCCTCTCCGGCCTGGTCGACGACGGCCTGGTCGAGTTGCTCGGCTCAGACGACTTCATCCTGGCCGGCGACCGTCCACCCGGCGAAGTTCAGCGCCTATGA